One Setaria viridis chromosome 7, Setaria_viridis_v4.0, whole genome shotgun sequence genomic region harbors:
- the LOC117865659 gene encoding protein NUCLEAR FUSION DEFECTIVE 4: MGRLGDRVRAFSTNRWLVFVAAMWLQSMAGIGYLFGAISPVVKEALGYNQRQLAALGVAKDLGDCVGFFAGSLSAMLPSWAMLLIGAAQNFLGYGWLWLIVTRQAPALPLWMMCVVIFVGTNGETYFNTTALVTCIQNFPKSRGPTVGIMKGFAGLSSAILTQLYAVMHTPDHATLVFMVAVGPSLVAIGLMFIIRPVGGHRQVRPSDKNSFMFIYTICLLLASYLVGVMLVQNFMQLSDNVVNSLTVILLILLISPIAIPVTLTLSSKAQHPTEEALLSEPSKGETSTSQEKEDQPEVILSEVEEQKPKEIDSLPPSERRKRIAELQTKLVQAAARGGVRIRRQPHRGENFTLMQAMVKADFWLIWCSLLLGSGSGLTVIDNLGQMSQSVGFKDAHIFVSLISIWNFLGRVGGGYFSEIVVREHTYPRHIALAIAQILMAAGHFLFAMAWPGTLYIGTFLVGLGYGAHWAIVPAAVSELFGVKHFGAMYNFLTVANPAGSLVFSGLIASNLYDYEAEKQAQQHHMTALQSPRLLHNMGLVADGPLKCEGSVCFFVSSLIMSAFCVVGAGLSLIIVQRTKQVYVHLYRSART; encoded by the exons ATGGGGAGGCTCGGGGATAGGGTGCGCGCCTTCTCCACGAACCGGTGGCTGGTGTTCGTCGCCGCAATGTGGCTGCAGTCCATGGCCGGCATCGGGTACCTCTTCGGCGCCATCTCGCCGGTGGTCAAGGAAGCCCTTGGTTACAACCAGCGGCAGTTGGCGGCGCTCGGCGTCGCCAAGGACCTCGGCGACTGCGTCGGCTTCTTCGCCGGGTCGCTCTCGGCCATGCTGCCGTCGTGGGCGATGCTGCTTATCGGCGCGGCGCAGAACTTCCTCGGCTACGGCTGGCTCTGGCTCATCGTCACCAGGCAGGCGCCGGCGCTGCCCCTCTGGATG ATGTGTGTTGTTATCTTTGTTGGAACCAATGGAGAGACATACTTCAACACAACTGCACTTGTAACATGCATCCAGAACTTCCCAAAGAGCAGAGGTCCAACAGTGGGCATTATGAAAGGATTTGCGGGCCTTAGCAGCGCAATCTTGACACAACTGTATGCAGTAATGCACACACCAGACCATGCAACACTTGTCTTCATGGTTGCAGTCGGTCCATCATTGGTTGCCATTGGCCTGATGTTTATTATTAGGCCTGTTGGAGGTCACCGCCAGGTGCGCCCGTCGGACAAGAACAGCTTCATGTTCATCTACACTATCTGCTTGCTCCTCGCCTCATATCTTGTTGGTGTCATGCTAGTCCAAAATTTCATGCAACTGAGTGACAATGTGGTTAATTCTCTCACTGTGATCCTACTCATACTTCTTATTTCACCTATCGCGATCCCTGTGACCTTGACACTATCATCAAAAGCACAACATCCAACTGAAGAGGCTCTCCTTTCTGAACCATCAAAAGGAGAGACAAGCACTTCACAAGAGAAAGAGGATCAACCAGAGGTCATTTTAAGTGAGGTGGAAGAGCAGAAACCTAAAGAAATTGATTCGTTACCTCCATCTGAAAGGAGAAAGAGGATTGCAGAGTTGCAGACCAAGTTAGTGCAAGCTGCTGCAAGGGGTGGAGTTAGAATCCGTAGGCAGCCACACCGAGGGGAAAACTTTACCCTGATGCAGGCAATGGTGAAGGCTGATTTTTGGCTTATTTGGTGCTCGCTCCTGCTTGGATCAGGATCAGGGCTGACAGTGATAGACAATCTGGGTCAGATGAGCCAGTCTGTAGGGTTCAAAGACGCACATATTTTCGTGTCATTGATAAGCATATGGAATTTCCTTGGTCGTGTTGGAGGAGGCTACTTCTCTGAGATTGTTGTCAG GGAGCACACATACCCAAGGCACATAGCACTGGCAATTGCTCAGATCCTGATGGCTGCTGGGCATTTCCTCTTCGCAATGGCTTGGCCTGGAACTCTGTACATTGGGACCTTCCTGGTTGGACTTGGATACGGAGCTCATTGGGCTATTGTGCCAGCTGCTGTCTCTGAACTTTTTGGCGTAAAACACTTCGGTGCAATGTACAATTTCCTCACAGTAGCAAACCCTGCAGGGTCACTCGTTTTCTCAGGCCTTATTGCTAGTAACCTGTATGACTATGAAGCTGAGAAACAAGCACAGCAACATCACATGACAGCATTGCAATCTCCAAGATTGCTTCACAACATGGGCTTGGTTGCAGATGGACCACTGAAGTGTGAAGGTTCTGTTTGCTTCTTTGTCAGCTCACTGATTATGTCAGCATTCTGTGTTGTGGGAGCTGGTTTAAGCCTCATTATTGTTCAGAGAACCAAACAGGTTTATGTTCACCTCTATCGTTCTGCCCGCACATGA
- the LOC117865662 gene encoding uncharacterized protein, with product MSEEYNMDEALKAKDVAENKFRAHDIRGARKYAIKAQTLCPSLEGISQMVSTLEVHLAAESKIDGESDWYRILSLGAFADEEEVKKQYRKLALLLHPDKNKSVGAEEAFKLISEAWSVLSDESRKMLYDEKRRNHSVVNVTNGIYTYDKKANKRARKNAAAAAAAAAAAAAAEATTRPVGADTFWTSCNRCRMQYEYLRIYLNHNLLCPNCHHAFLAVETGFPCNGTSSSFSWSTKQQPQQNHNSTKHSYGSTSRTSSIPGTGNGGYQQDNTYDSYSNQSFQWNHYSKTAPAAGTNVYSTQASEKQRRKHDESYSYNYSASENTYVHEKTASRRGRFSKRRRHNYDGYTAMDYGGDNKETVAASTEPTATFTDVGRVNGTSVERFRSAVSGRRANILGEIAQIDTRGLLLEKAKAALREKLQELNITSSRLAEKRRSEAKLHPCDNNIKLNGVLSDKPGKGVKLCNSRIVDTQVPGTDDTNPEQRRVPVSIDVPDPDFHDFDKDRTERAFDSDQVWATYDSEDGMPRLYVMVQKVLSMRPFRIRMSFLNSKSNIELAPINWVASGFQKTCGDFRVGRYQVTETVNIFSHKVNWTKGPRGIIRIVPHKGDTWALYRNWSPDWNELTPDDVIYKYEIVEVIDDFTEEQGLTIIPLLKVAGFKAVFHRHMDPKEVRRIPKEELFRFSHRVPSRLLTGEEGNNAPKGCHELDPAATPVDLLKVITEVKEDAAAQTAK from the coding sequence ATGAGTGAGGAGTACAATATGGATGAGGCCCTGAAAGCCAAAGATGTTGCTGAGAACAAGTTTCGTGCCCATGACATCAGGGGTGCTCGGAAGTACGCAATCAAGGCTCAGACTCTCTGCCCGTCACTTGAAGGCATATCTCAGATGGTGTCCACACTTGAAGTTCATCTTGCAGCTGAGTCCAAGATTGATGGAGAGAGTGACTGGTACCGGATATTGTCTctaggtgcctttgcagatgaaGAGGAAGTGAAGAAGCAGTACAGGAAGCTAGCTCTGCTGTTGCACCCCGACAAGAACAAGTCAGTTGGTGCTGAGGAGGCCTTCAAACTGATATCTGAGGCATGGAGTGTGTTGTCTGATGAGAGCAGGAAGATGCTTTATGATGAGAAGCGGAGAAATCATTCTGTTGTCAACGTAACCAATGGCATCTATACTTATGATAAGAAGGCAAACAAGAGAGCTAGAAagaatgctgctgctgcagctgctgccgccgccgctgcagccgcaGCTGAGGCTACTACTCGTCCTGTTGGGGCAGATACATTCTGGACATCTTGCAACCGCTGCCGGATGCAGTATGAGTATTTGAGAATTTATCTTAATCATAACCTACTGTGCCCAAACTGCCATCATGCATTCTTGGCGGTGGAGACTGGATTCCCTTGCAATGGAACCAGTTCATCATTCTCCTGGTCAACCAAGCAGCAGCCACAGCAGAACCACAATTCCACGAAGCATTCATATGGCTCAACAAGCAGGACTTCTAGCATCCCAGGGACAGGGAATGGGGGGTACCAGCAAGATAATACTTATGATTCCTACAGCAATCAAAGCTTCCAGTGGAATCATTACTCCAAGACAGCGCCTGCAGCCGGTACTAATGTTTACAGTACACAGGCCTCAGAGAAACAGAGAAGGAAGCATGATGAGAGCTACAGCTACAACTATTCTGCAAGTGAGAACACATATGTCCATGAGAAAACTGCTTCAAGGCGCGGTCGCTTCTCAAAGCGAAGAAGGCATAATTATGATGGTTACACTGCTATGGATTATGGTGGCGATAACAAAGAAACAGTTGCTGCTAGCACAGAACCCACTGCTACTTTCACTGATGTGGGACGGGTCAATGGTACTTCAGTGGAAAGGTTCAGATCTGCAGTGAGTGGAAGAAGAGCTAATATTCTGGGTGAGATTGCCCAGATCGATACACGAGGTCTGCTTCTTGAGAAAGCCAAGGCAGCTCTCCGTGAAAAATTGCAAGAGTTGAACATCACATCTTCACGGTTGGCAGAGAAAAGAAGATCAGAAGCAAAGCTACATCCTTGTGACAACAACATTAAGCTCAATGGTGTCCTCTCTGACAAACCTGGCAAGGGAGTCAAGCTATGCAACTCAAGAATTGTTGACACCCAAGTGCCTGGTACGGATGACACGAATCCAGAGCAGAGGCGTGTGCCTGTGTCCATTGATGTCCCAGACCCTGACTTCCATGATTTTGACAAAGATCGAACAGAGAGAGCTTTTGATAGTGATCAAGTATGGGCTACATACGACAGCGAGGATGGCATGCCTCGTCTATATGTAATGGTTCAGAAAGTCCTTTCAATGAGGCCTTTCCGGATCCGCATGAGTTTTCTCAACTCCAAGTCCAATATTGAACTGGCACCTATAAACTGGGTTGCCTCTGGTTTCCAAAAGACATGTGGTGATTTCAgggttgggagatatcaagtCACTGAAACAGTCAACATATTTTCACACAAAGTTAACTGGACTAAGGGTCCCCGTGGGATTATCAGGATTGTTCCTCATAAAGGGGATACATGGGCTTTGTACCGGAACTGGTCTCCTGATTGGAATGAGCTTACACCTGATGATGTGATATATAAGTATGAGATAGTAGAGGTTATTGATGATTTCACTGAGGAGCAAGGGCTTACTATCATCCCATTGCTGAAGGTTGCTGGTTTCAAAGCTGTCTTCCATAGACACATGGATCCCAAGGAGGTCAGGAGGATACCCAAGGAAGAGCTGTTCCGCTTCTCACATCGAGTTCCTTCTCGTCTTCTGACCGGTGAAGAAGGCAACAATGCCCCGAAAGGTTGCCATGAGCTGGACCCTGCTGCTACTCCGGTTGACCTTCTTAAGGTTATCACGGAGGTTAAGGAAGATGCGGCTGCGCAGACTGCTAAATAG
- the LOC117862503 gene encoding uncharacterized protein has translation MSTGGADKPGSGGAGGAVKTPSDFLKSIRGRPVVVKLNSGVDYRGILACLDGYMNIAMEQTEEYVNGQLKNKYGDAFIRGNNVLYISTTKRTLSDGA, from the exons ATGAGCACCGGCGGCGCGGACAagcccggcagcggcggcgccggcggagcggTGAAGACGCCGTCCGACTTCCTCAAGTCCATCAGGGGCCGCCCCGTCGTCGTCAAGCTCAACTCCGGCGTAGACTACAGAG GTATTCTGGCTTGCCTGGATGGTTATATGAACATCGCGATGGAGCAGACCGAGGAGTACGTGAATGGTCAGCTCAAGAACAAGTATGGTGACGCCTTCATAAGAGGAAACAACG TTTTGTACATCAGCACGACGAAGCGGACCCTCTCCGATGGCGCATAG